The following proteins come from a genomic window of Panicum hallii strain FIL2 chromosome 8, PHallii_v3.1, whole genome shotgun sequence:
- the LOC112902825 gene encoding F-box/LRR-repeat protein At3g26922-like isoform X2 codes for MASGADRISDLPEGVLHHILSLLPAQDAVRTCVLAQSWRHHWRSAPAVRFAGCTGWAGGVYTFGPFVDGLLRARRGGAPLDSCDFDLDVDLDLGRYDVPKMERHVNGWIRRALRRQVRDLRFRVSVTPRLPCALEDRPLASEHLTRLELVGVKGNAGVLDFSCCPALEDLRMEDCDVGSTEMHSPSLKRLKIRYCLFYCNFRTGMSFPSLVSFEFITNAGRVPMLESMPSLETATVRFDHFYDDRCSNGRLDDCGDASCYGCLYYYAPDDYDCVFLEGLAEVTDLTLSAYPDLYVFIRDLEWCPAFSKLKTLVLSKWFVSDELSALSWFLHNAPLLEKLTLKPSKVLKANGIPQEKIRIQCSARFKNFVSTEVQTE; via the exons atGGCGAGCGGGGCGGACCGCATCAGCGACCTCCCGGAGGGCGTCCTCCACCACATCCTCTCCCTCCTGCCGGCGCAGGACGCGGTGCGCACGTGCGTGCTCGCCCAGAGCTGGCGCCACCACTGGCGGTCGGCGCCCGCCGTGCGCTTCGCCGGCTGCACCGGCTGGGCCGGCGGCGTCTACACGTTCGGCCCCTTCGTCGACGGCCTGCTGCGCGCCCGCCGCGGGGGCGCGCCCCTGGACTCCTGCGACTTCGACCTCGACGTCGATCTGGATCTGGGCCGCTACGACGTCCCCAAGATGGAGCGCCACGTCAACGGCTGGATCCGCCGCGCGCTGCGGCGCCAGGTCCGGGACCTCCGCTTCCGGGTCTCCGTCACGCCCCGGCTCCCCTGCGCTCTGGAGGATCGGCCCCTCGCCTCCGAGCACCTCACGAGGCTGGAGCTCGTAGGCGTCAAGGGCAACGCCGGCGTTCTTGATTTCTCGTGCTGCCCCGCGCTGGAGGATCTCAGGATGGAGGATTGCGATGTTGGCTCGACAGAAATGCACTCCCCATCCTTGAAACGTCTGAAGATCAGATACTGCCTCTTCTATTGCAACTTCCGCACTGGGATGTCGTTCCCGAGCCTCGTCTCGTTCGAGTTCATTACCAATGCTGGAAGGGTTCCAATGCTTGAAAGCATGCCGTCCTTGGAAACTGCAACGGTTCGATTCGATCACTTCTATGATGATCGATGCAGCAATGGTCGCTTGGATGATTGTGGAGATGCTTCCTGTTATGGTTGTTTATACTATTATGCTCCTGATGATTACGACTGCGTGTTTCTTGAAGGCTTGGCAGAAGTTACAGACTTGACATTGTCAGCTTATCCTGATCTG TATGTCTTCATCAGGGATTTAGAGTGGTGCCCTGCATTTAGCAAGTTAAAGACTTTGGTTCTTAGCAAATGGTTTGTATCTGATGAGCTCAGTGCACTAAGTTGGTTCCTCCACAATGCACCTCTTCTGGAGAAACTTACTCTAAAACCTTCAAAG GTCTTGAAAGCCAATGGCATACCACAAGAGAAAATCAGAATCCAATGTTCAGCCC GTTTTAAAAATTTTGTGAGTACTGAAGTCCAAACAGAGTGA
- the LOC112902825 gene encoding F-box/LRR-repeat protein At3g26922-like isoform X1: protein MASGADRISDLPEGVLHHILSLLPAQDAVRTCVLAQSWRHHWRSAPAVRFAGCTGWAGGVYTFGPFVDGLLRARRGGAPLDSCDFDLDVDLDLGRYDVPKMERHVNGWIRRALRRQVRDLRFRVSVTPRLPCALEDRPLASEHLTRLELVGVKGNAGVLDFSCCPALEDLRMEDCDVGSTEMHSPSLKRLKIRYCLFYCNFRTGMSFPSLVSFEFITNAGRVPMLESMPSLETATVRFDHFYDDRCSNGRLDDCGDASCYGCLYYYAPDDYDCVFLEGLAEVTDLTLSAYPDLYVFIRDLEWCPAFSKLKTLVLSKWFVSDELSALSWFLHNAPLLEKLTLKPSKVRSNLMKTVESYKPLEQSIAASHLQIVEIICKDADEILLKILKVLKANGIPQEKIRIQCSARFKNFVSTEVQTE, encoded by the exons atGGCGAGCGGGGCGGACCGCATCAGCGACCTCCCGGAGGGCGTCCTCCACCACATCCTCTCCCTCCTGCCGGCGCAGGACGCGGTGCGCACGTGCGTGCTCGCCCAGAGCTGGCGCCACCACTGGCGGTCGGCGCCCGCCGTGCGCTTCGCCGGCTGCACCGGCTGGGCCGGCGGCGTCTACACGTTCGGCCCCTTCGTCGACGGCCTGCTGCGCGCCCGCCGCGGGGGCGCGCCCCTGGACTCCTGCGACTTCGACCTCGACGTCGATCTGGATCTGGGCCGCTACGACGTCCCCAAGATGGAGCGCCACGTCAACGGCTGGATCCGCCGCGCGCTGCGGCGCCAGGTCCGGGACCTCCGCTTCCGGGTCTCCGTCACGCCCCGGCTCCCCTGCGCTCTGGAGGATCGGCCCCTCGCCTCCGAGCACCTCACGAGGCTGGAGCTCGTAGGCGTCAAGGGCAACGCCGGCGTTCTTGATTTCTCGTGCTGCCCCGCGCTGGAGGATCTCAGGATGGAGGATTGCGATGTTGGCTCGACAGAAATGCACTCCCCATCCTTGAAACGTCTGAAGATCAGATACTGCCTCTTCTATTGCAACTTCCGCACTGGGATGTCGTTCCCGAGCCTCGTCTCGTTCGAGTTCATTACCAATGCTGGAAGGGTTCCAATGCTTGAAAGCATGCCGTCCTTGGAAACTGCAACGGTTCGATTCGATCACTTCTATGATGATCGATGCAGCAATGGTCGCTTGGATGATTGTGGAGATGCTTCCTGTTATGGTTGTTTATACTATTATGCTCCTGATGATTACGACTGCGTGTTTCTTGAAGGCTTGGCAGAAGTTACAGACTTGACATTGTCAGCTTATCCTGATCTG TATGTCTTCATCAGGGATTTAGAGTGGTGCCCTGCATTTAGCAAGTTAAAGACTTTGGTTCTTAGCAAATGGTTTGTATCTGATGAGCTCAGTGCACTAAGTTGGTTCCTCCACAATGCACCTCTTCTGGAGAAACTTACTCTAAAACCTTCAAAG GTACGCAGCAATTTGATGAAAACAGTGGAAAGTTACAAGCCATTGGAACAATCCATTGCAGCTAGCCATCTTCAGATTGTTGAAATCATATGTAAAGATGCTGATGAGATATTACTCAAAATTTTGAAGGTCTTGAAAGCCAATGGCATACCACAAGAGAAAATCAGAATCCAATGTTCAGCCC GTTTTAAAAATTTTGTGAGTACTGAAGTCCAAACAGAGTGA